TTTTAGGTCTTTTATTTATTATTGTCACAGTAATTCGAAGGCTAGTTGATCAAAGTATTCCTATTGGATGGAGTTCGACAATTTCAATTATTTTATTAATGGGCGGAATGATTTTGTTTGTTTTAGGAATTATTGGTGAATATATTGGACGTATTTACATCTGTATCAATCATTCTCCACAATATGTAATTCGTGAGAAGATTAAACATTAGGAAGAGGGTGGGGAATATGGAAAAAATTGAGCAACCATGGGAGAAGAAAAATCTAGGTGTCCACAGTGTTGAATTTCGTTTTGATGGAACAGAAAGCATAGAGAAAATAGGAAGAGAGATTCTGGGAGAGATAAATTTTGATTACCAATTGTGCAGGGTGCCTGTTGGACGAATGGATATTGTGTATCTTCTACAAGATCATGGTTTTCGATTTGCAGAGACAAGTTTTGAGTTATCTGCAGATTTAAAAAATCTTGCTTTGCCAAAGGCATATGAAAGATATGAAGAGTATATTTGCTATCGTAAAATTGAAGATGGGGAAGAAGAGAAGGTATATGAGGCAATCCGTCAGGGAATATTTGACACGGATAAGGTGTATTTAGATCCTTTTTTTAAAAAAGAGCAATCAGGCATTCGTTTTGCTAATTGGTGCCAACAGGAAATTGAGTCGGGAAAATCTACTTGCTATATTGTAGAAAATAATGGTATGGAGATTGGATTCTTTCTCTTAAAAGAAATTTCGAATAAAGTTTCTGATTCATTACTGGCAGGATTGTATGATGCTAAAAAGAGTCTTGGACTTGGATTTTCTGTTTTGTATTATCCAATGCTAAAGGCAAAGGAAGATGGAAAGAAGAGAATTATTGCAGCAGTATCTTCTAATAATCCAGCATCCTTAAGAATGCATTTGGAGTTGGGATATAAAGTTAAAAATATGAGTTATGTATTGGTTAAGCATATTAAAAAGGAATAAGAAGTTTTTGGGGGAAGATAATGGCAATCACAAGTACCATTTTTCTATTTGTGTTCTTACCAGTTGCTTTAGGAGTTTTCTACATTGCAGATGATAGGGCTAAAGAATATATTTTAGTGGCATTGAGTTTATTTTTTTATGCTGTTGGGTCCTTAAAATATTTTGAATTATTTGTAGTAGCTGTATGCATTACTGTAGTGTTAGGAAGACTGATTGCAAGAGCAAAAGAGAAGAAATTGAAAAAGGTTCTAGTTACAGTAGGAGTACTGGTTAATCTTTCGATTTTAATCTATTATAAGTATATGGATTTTGCAATTTCTACAATTAATGATTTAGCTGGCTCTACATTAGCACTAAGAAATTTAGCTTTACCATTAGGAATTTCTTTTTTTACATTTAAAGCAATTTCTTATTTATGTGATGTATATAGTGAAAAGGTGAAATTAGATCATGAACCAGTGAGAGATGTACTGTATCTATCGTTTTTCGGACAAGTTCTATCTGGACCATTAGCAAGGTTTGGAGATTTCAAGAATACTTTTATAGGGACTGAAGAAAAGAATCACCTATTTAGTGATGGAGTGTTTCGCTTTTTAATTGGATTTAATAAAAAAGTTTTATTAGCAAATGTATTAGCTAATATTACAAATGAAGTTTATTCTACAGATTTTTCATTATTTACACCAGCTTTTGCATGGTTAGGGGCTATTTGCTATTCATTACAACTTTTTTTTGATTTTGCAGGATATTCTGATATGGCGATTGGACTCTCAGAAATGTTTGGCTATCATTGTATGGAAAATTTTAATTATCCATATATGACAGAATCTGTAGCAAAGTTTTGGAGAAGATGGCATATTTCATTGAGCCAGTGGTTTAGAGACTATATTTATATTCCATTAGGCGGATCTCGAACAAAGAGCAAAGGTCGAGTGTATATTAATATGTTGGCTGTATGGTTAGCAACAGGGATATGGCATGGAGCAGCATGGAATTTTGTTGTTTGGGGATTAGGATTTTTCATTTTAATTGCATTTGAGAAAGTGACAGGTTTTCCAGATACCTTTAAATCAAAGGGAATGAAGATTGCATATCGCATTTTCACCTTGTTCTTTATCAATTTCGAATGGGTAATATTTAGGGCAAAAGATTTAAAGACAGCTGTAATTTATATACAAAATATGTTTATGTTCCAAAAACATACGATTTCTGACTTAAGAACTATGTTTATAATTAAAGATTACTTTTGGATTATTTTATTTGCTATTGTATTATCATTCCCAGTAGTGCCAAATTTGAGAAAAAGGTTTGAGGGAAAAGAGGAACTTTGTAGGATTTATGATGCAGTTATTGGAATTTTAGTCATTGTGTTATTTATATGGGCGATTACATTTGCAGTTGTTGGACAAAATAATCCGTTTGCTTATGCAAATTTCTAGGAGAAAGATAATGGAAAAATGGAATACAAAAAAGGCCATGTCTAGTCTATTTGTACTTGGACTGGGGATAGCATTTATTCGTTCAGGTGGCTATAGTACAATACAAAAAATTGCAGATGCAGCTGTTCACAAGGATGTCAATATTAATGCTATAGATTCTGATTTTACAAGCAATTTGTGGATACAGCATGAACTTATTGATATTAATGGAATTATGGAAAAGTTAATGGGAATGCGTGGATATTACAGCAACATGGGTATGTATGTTGCAAAAGGAAACTACATTGTTTCTTCATCTCCGGAAACTTCTACAGATTATGAATATAATCAAATAAGTGCGTTAGCTGATTTTTTGAAAGAGCATGATATTCATTTGCTTTATGTTAATGAGCCAACAAAGTATGTGGATGATAATTTCTTTAAGGAAAATTTTGGTGTTGATTCTTTTAGCAATCGGAATATGGACAAATTTCTTGGAAGAATTAGAGAAAAAGGCATACCGACGATTGACTTGAGAGAAAATATTAGAGAAGAAGGATTGAATATCAAAGATTTCTTTTATAGAACAGATCATCATTGGACTACAAAGGCAACGCTATGGGCAGTGAAAATTATAGCGGATGGTCTTAATAAATATTGTGGCTATTCTATTGACACTTCTATATATAATGTAGATAATTATGACATGGTTGAGTATAAAAAGGCTTGGTTGGGAGAACAAGGGAGAAAAGTTTCTGGAGCATATGTTGGACTAGATGATTTTACAGAAATTAAACCAAAGTTTGAGACGAGTTATACTTTTAAATTTCCAGATGGAAATAAAGATGGAACATTTGATATGTTTGTAAATGAAGCTTTATATGATAAAAAATCGAATGTTTACTCGGTAGGAAGTTGGCATTATTCTTATAATCGTCTTAATTGCATTAATCATAATGTTAATTATGGAAAGGTTTTGCTCCTTGGAGATTCCTACGAACAGACGACAGAGCCCTTTTTATCTTTAGGGATAAAGGAAGTCGATAGTCTAGTTATGCGTGAAGTTGATGACTCATTTGATTTGAAGCAGTATATATTGGATAATCATTATGATACTGTAATTATTGCTTATGCACAATTCATGGTGGGGGCACATGATGATTCAACATCCGCAAATTATAAGATGTTTTCTTTTGATAAAAGCATTCAATAGGCAGAAAGGAAGGAATTATGTATTCGTTTAATGAACTGAGAAAAGCAGCGAAGCAGGTTGTGGAAGGTAAAGAAGTGAGAGTGGCCATCCTTGGAAATTGTGCGACACAGTTTTTTGCAAAGTCACTTCTAGGTTATGCGAAGCTTTCAGGAATTAATGCCAATGTGTTTGATGCAGATTATAATCAAATTGAGGCACAACTTTTAGATGTGGATTCAGAATTATATCATTTTTCACCTGATACAATCGTATTGTGGCTGGCAACAGAGAAATTGTATGAAGAGTTCTTAGATATGCCATTGTCAAATAGGGCACATTTTGCTGATATTTACATTGAAAAAATTAGAGGATATTGGGAACTTATTGAGAAAAATTCAAAAGCCAAAGTTATCCAAATGAATTTTACTGAGATTGACGACAAGGTTTTGGGAGAATATTCAGCAAAAGTGGACATTAGCTTTATTTATCAGATAAGAAAGTTGAATTTTTTACTGGAAGAGGCTATGAGAAGTGATGCAAATGTTTATCCTGTAGACTTGTTGGCAATACAAATTCGGATTGGAGCAAAGAATTTCTTTGACGCACCGATGTATTATAGTGCAAAATTGAGTGCTTCGATGAATGCACTGCCTTATATTACAAAGGCAGTTGTTGATGTGCAGAAGTCTATTCTTGGAAAAATAAAGAAGTGTATTATTCTTGATTTAGACAATACTCTTTGGGGCGGTGTCATTGGAGATGATGGAATTGGCGGAATTGAAATTGGTGAATTGGGCAAAGGGCATGTGTTCACGAATTTTCAGCGTTGGTTAAAGCAATTAAAAGAAGCAGGAATTATTTTGGCAGTATGCAGTAAGAACACAGAGTCTGTAGCAAAAGAGCCATTTGAAAAAAATGAAGAGATGGTTTTGCATTTAGATGATATTTCTGTGTTTGTTGCAAACTGGGAGGACAAGGCAACCAATATTAAGTTGATTCAGGAGACTTTGAATATTGGTATGGATTCTATTGTATTTGTGGATGATAATCCATTTGAGAGAAATCTAGTTCGCCAAATGATTAAGGATATTGAGGTGCCAGAGTTACCAGAAGATCCAGCACTTTATTTAGGCTATCTTCAGGAGTGTAATTACTTTGATTGTGCATCCTATGTGGGAGTAAAGTCAGATAGAACAAAGCTTTATCAGGCCGAATTTCAAAGAAAACAGTTACAGGTTCAGTATCAGTCAATAGATGATTATTTAAAGAGCTTGGAAATGATTGGCAAGGCTGAAAAGTTTATGCCAGAAAATTATGCTCGAATTGCACAGTTGACTCAACGCTCAAATCAATTTAATTTGAGAACAATGAGATATTCAGAAGCTGATATTCAGGCCATTGCAGAGAATGAAAAATTTTTGACGATGTCTTTGCATTTAAAGGATAAGTTTGGAGATCATGGTTTAGTTTCTGTGGTGATTTTAGAAAAGAAAAATGAACAAGAAGTTTTTGTAGATACTTGGTTGATGAGCTGTCGTGTGTTGAAACGAGGTATGGAGGAGTATGTTGTTAACAAGATTGTTAAGTTAGCAAGAGCGCATGGATTTAAGAAAATTACTGCAGAATACATTCCTACTCCAAAGAACGCTATGGTAGAGAAGATTTATGAAAAGATGGGATTTACTAATGTGGGAGAAAATAATTACGCATTAGATGTGGACAGCTATAAAGATCAAGTAAGTTATATTAATGAGGAGGAGTAAGATGACAAGAGAAGAAGCTTTTGAAAGGGTAGTGGATATTTGTAGGGATGTATTTGAAAATGATGATTTGGAATTAAATGATGAGTCAAATGCAAATACAGTGGATGAGTGGGACAGCTTGACTCATTTGAACTTAATTAACGATATTGAGGAAGAGTTTAAGATGAAGTTCACCCTTGATGAATTTTCAAATAGTGCAAATCTTGGAGAATTGGTAGATGCCTTGATGAAGCATCTTAACTAATTTTGTGGAATGATTATAGTTATCAATAAATACTCTAGCTATGGTTATAGTCGGGGTATTTATTGGTTTTAGGGAGTTTGGATAAAATGAAAGCTAAGGGTTATTCAAGGAAGGCGATAGTTGTATTTTGCTTATTAGTTTTTGCGTTCTTTTTCTCACTACAAGATGTGACTTCAATCTTTAGTCACAGAGTGAATTATAGTGACAGTGGGGTGTATCAATATATTGGAAGTTCTTTGTTGCGTGGTGAAGTGCTTTACAGAGATAATTTTGATCACTTTGGACCAGTACTATATATAATTAATGCGCTGGGGTTTGCTATTGCTAAGATTCATGGAGTATGGCTGATTGATTTTTTGGCTATGTTTATTATTGAATTATTGGGATATAAAATTACAGAACATTTTTTAAAGGAAAAGTTGGCACTAATTGTGAGCGTGAGTGTGCTGTCTGGTTTGAGTTGGGCATTTTGGATTGGAAATACACCTGATTATCTTGGCTTAGCCTTTATCTTAGGATTTGTCTATTGTAGTATAGATTTATATATTGAAAAAGAGCTAAGTAAGACGAGACTTGCTCTTTTGGGGCTTTTGTTTACATTGGTTTTTTGGACAAAACAGGCACTTGTTTTTGGAATATTTCTATTTTACATTTGGGGAGTAATCCAATATTGGAAAAAAAATAAAAAATTAATGTTGACTCAAATTTTTATTCCTGGTGGAGTTTGGGCTGTGTTGTCAGGAATAATTTTGGTGTGGCTAAAGGGTGTACATGGAGCCTATGATATGATCCAACAGTACTTTAAGTTTACTTGGCAGGGATTTAAGGTGGATGTATTGCATAGTCATATTTTTGGAACATTTTGGTTCTTTTTTAATCGTCCAGATATTCTTTTACTTTTCTATTTTATAATCGTTTATATTGTTATAGAAGTGTTCTCGAGAGAGAGTAAGGAATCTAAGGAGAAAGATTTACTAAAGACAGTATTAGTGATTTTAGTTTTGCAAATGTTTTTTGTTGCATTACCTGGAAGAAAATATGTGCAATATAGTAGTGTTTACTATGTATGGCTTTTACTTGCTTATACATTAATTGTTCAACGAGTAGTGAAAGGATCAATTAAAATTGTAGCAGCGGTGCTCGTATTTATTTTGCTTGTTCCAAATGGAGTCATTGCCTACCGCAGTCAAGTGTCAAACTGGAAAGATGTAGGAAAAAGTCAAGAGGTCGTCGCTTTTATTCGTGATAATACAGCTGAGGGAAGCAAAATTGCTGTTGCTTCTCCAGATCATGCAGGGTATTATTTGGCATCAAAGAGAAACTCTGCTACGAAGTATCCATATATTCATCCATCAATGTTTGACCATGAAGATGGAATTTGGAAGGAATATCGAAAGGAATTGGAAGAAAAGAATGTGGAGGCCATTGTGTGGTTTGATCAGCAAGATATCCATCGCTATTTACCCAATATTGAAAATAATTATCAGTTCGCATATACTGGTGATGGAGTGACAATTTATTTAAGAAAATAATATGTAAGAAGAAGGAGACAACATGTACGATTATTTAGTCGTTGGTGCAGGATTGTTTGGAGCAATCTTTGCAAGAGAGGCAAAATTAAAGGGAAAATCAGTATTGGTCATTGACAAAAGACCAAATGTCGCTGGAAATGTTTATACAGAAGAAATTGAGGGAATTAATGTACATCAATATGGAGCACATATTTTCCATACAAATAATCAGAGAGTGTGGGACTACATCAATCAATTTGCTCAATTTAATCGCTTTACCAATGCACCAGTAGCAAATTATAAGGGAGAGATTTATTCCTTGCCTTTTAATATGTACACATTTAATAAGATGTGGGGCGTGGTGACTCCACAAGAAGCTGAGGCAAAGATTGAAGAGCAGAGAAAAGCAGCAGGTATTACTGAGCCAAAGAATCTTGAGGAACAGGCAATTAGCTTGGTGGGAACAGATATCTATGAAAAGCTCATTAAGGGTTATACAATGAAACAATGGGGTAGAGATTGCAAGGATCTGCCAGCATTTATTATTAAGAGATTACCTGTTCGATTGACTTATGACAACAACTACTTTAATGCACTTTATCAGGGAATTCCAATGGGCGGCTATACAAAGATGGTCGAGAACATCCTAGAGGGTGTGGAAGTTAGATTAAATGTGGACTACTTAGAGCACAGAGAGGAATTGGATGTATTGGCTAAAAAGGTGATCTACACAGGTCCAATTGATGCCTACTTCGATTATCAATTGGGAGCACTTGAGTATCGAAGTGTGAGATTTGAGACGGAAGTATTGGATATGCCAAACTTTCAGGGCAACGCGGCTGTCAATTATACGGACGCAGAATCACCTTATACAAGAATTATTGAGCACAAGTGGTTTGAGTTTGGTACACAGCCAAAGACAGTGATTAGTAAGGAATATAGCTCGGAGTGGAAGCTTGGAGATGAGCCATATTATCCAGTTAATGATGAGAAAAATTCAAAGCTATATCAGCAATATAGAGATTTGGCTGAGAAGGAACAAAAGGTTCTATTTGGCGGAAGACTTGGAGAGTATAGATATTATGATATGGATGCAGTGATTGATTCAGCACTGCGTTTTTGTGAGAAAAACTTATAAAATTCATAAGATGGCGTAATTCTTAAGAATTTATTGTTTTGCCACAAAAACTGACAAAATGTGAGGCAAAGGTGTTATAATAGTAGGACACTTTTAGACGCAAATGTGAATGATAGAGAGATATGGAGGCATAATAGTATGGAGAAAACAGCATTAGTAATTATGGCAGCTGGAATTGGAAGTCGCTTTGGGGGCGGTATTAAGCAATTGGCACAGGTAGGACCAAGTGGAGAGATCATTATGGATTACTCCATTCATGATGCATTGGAGGCAGGATTTAATAAGGTCGTATTTATTATTCGAAAGGATCTTGAAAAGGACTTTAAGGAGATTATTGGCAATCGAATTTCAAAAATTGTTGAGGTCGAGTATGCCTATCAGGAACTTGATGACATCCCAGAAAAGTTTAAGGGAAAATGGGATAGAAAGAAGCCTTGGGGAACAGGTCAGGCCATTCTTGCAGCAAAAAATGTCATTCATGAGCCATTTGTCGTTATCAACGCAGACGACTACTATGGCAAGGAGTGCTTTGTAAAGTTACATGATTATCTAGTTAATCAGATGGATGTCAATGAAAATCCAATGGATCTTTGTATGGCAGGTTTTAAGTTGGCGAATACACTCAGTGACAATGGCGGTGTGACTAGGGGAGTTTGCCACATCAAGGACAATAAGCTCTCTGAAGTGACGGAGACCTATGAAATTCAAATGGTGGATGGAAAGTTGAGTGCAAAAGATGATGATGGTCAGGATGTTGAGGTAGAACTTGACAGTGCTGTTTCGATGAATATGTGGGGCTTACATCCAAAGTTTATTGAGGTGCTCGACAAAGGATTTGAGGTCTTTCTTGAGAAGTTGCCAGAAAGCGATATCAAGAAAGAATATCTCTTGCCTAGAATTATTGACCGCATGTTAAAGTCAGGGGAAGCTACTGTTGAGGTGCTTCGCACAGATGACAAGTGGTTTGGTGTGACTTATCAGGAGGACAAGCAGATTGTAATTGACTCCATTCGAGAGCTGATCAGTAATGGAGTTTATAAGGAAAAGTTGTTTAGTTAGGTGATAAGAGATATCTATATAGATAGAGATAATAAAAATATTTATATAGGGTGTTTTTAGGGAGTACTAAGGGGACGGATATATCTACACATCTGTCGTTTACTTTAAATAGACAATAGATATAGATAGGAGACAGCTTGATGCATTGTATGTATCAAGCTGTTGTGTAACATAGGAGTAAGAAAAACAATTGTAATTTTGGGGAGATTTGTAATGAAAAATTGTTTAGTTATTCTTCCAAGACAGATTTTTCCTATTGTTAGTGGATATTCTAATAAAAATTATAATCTTTTAATGGCGCTTGCAAAAAAATATAAAGTTAGAGTAATTATTATAACTACGGATGATATTATAGAGGAAGAGAAAAAGTTTTATATAGAGCAAAATATCAATTTCACTAGTGTTAAGCTTTCTAGATGGAAGATGATTTTTCATATATTGATTGCATTTTGTAAGAGAGAACCACTGCAAATAGGTTACTATTATGATAAAAGTGTTCAACAAGTAGTAGATCAATATGCAAAAAAATCTGATATTTGTATTGCTGCTTTGGTAAGAACTTGGAAATATCTAGAAAAATATTGTGTTCAAAAAGAAAAGATTGTTGTTTTTGATATGGTAGATTCTATTGCTTTGAATTATAAGAATTCAAAGGAGAAAGTGGGATCATTTTTTTGGAAATTTATCTATGGGATAGAAGAAAATAGATTATTAGTTTATGAGAACAAGGCTATTCAATTGAGCCAAGTGACTTATTTATTTAATGCAAAGGAATATCATTATTGGAAAGATTCGGGAAATGTTTCCTTGTTGCCTCACGGTGTAGAAGACAAGCTTTTTACTTATGAAAAAGTAGATCGTAAATATTTTGGATCAGTTGCTTTTATTGGAAAAATGAACTATCAACCTAATATAGATGCTATGCTTTGGTACATTCGACATATTCATGTAAACATTGGAACTAGGGTTCCCCTAGTTATTGTTGGTGCTTATCCGACTAAAGAACTAGAGGAGGAAGCAAAAAAAATTGGAAATGTAACGGTGACAGGTTTTGTAGAAGATCCGTATATTTATTTGAATTCTGCATTAGCAGTGATTGCACCTATGCAGACAGGTGGAGGAATTCAGAATAAAGTATTAGAGGGTATGGCTCTTGGAAAAGTAACTATTGTAACGAGTTTGGCAGCTGACTCTATGGTAGGAATAGAAGATGGAAAGCATTTATTGATAGCGAATTCACCTGAAGAATTTCAAAAAAAAATTTTGGAAGTAGCGGATTCACCAGATAAATTTAGACAAATTGGAATGAATGCTAAAGATCTGATTAAGTTAAAATATACTTGGGGGACATATGCAAAAAAATATATTGAAGGTATTGAAGAAGTAGATGGATGAAAGAATAAGTGTCAATACTTGGCTGAAGCATCACTATGGCGTGAAGGTGTATAAATTGGCACTTTCTACGGGATGCACCTGTCCAAATCGGGATGGCACCCTCTCTACGGGAGGTTGTATCTTTTGTGATGGCGCAGGGGCATTTGCACAGAGGGGCGATATTAAAGAGCAAATCAAAGAGGCAAGGGACCTCGTGTCAAAGAAGGTAAAGCCAGGAACAAAGTACATCGCCTATTTTCAATCCTTTACCAATACTTATGGCAAGCCGCCAGAAGAATTAGAAAAGATGTATAGGGAAGCGATTGAGCCAGAGGATGTTGCGGCCATTTCGATTGCGACAAGACCAGATTGTTTGTCAGAGGAAATAATGGAAGTGCTTGTTCGCATTCATCGTGTTAAGCCTGTATGGATTGAGCTTGGCTTGCAGACCATACACGAGCAGACGGCAATAT
This region of Lachnospiraceae bacterium oral taxon 096 genomic DNA includes:
- a CDS encoding MBOAT family protein; translation: MAITSTIFLFVFLPVALGVFYIADDRAKEYILVALSLFFYAVGSLKYFELFVVAVCITVVLGRLIARAKEKKLKKVLVTVGVLVNLSILIYYKYMDFAISTINDLAGSTLALRNLALPLGISFFTFKAISYLCDVYSEKVKLDHEPVRDVLYLSFFGQVLSGPLARFGDFKNTFIGTEEKNHLFSDGVFRFLIGFNKKVLLANVLANITNEVYSTDFSLFTPAFAWLGAICYSLQLFFDFAGYSDMAIGLSEMFGYHCMENFNYPYMTESVAKFWRRWHISLSQWFRDYIYIPLGGSRTKSKGRVYINMLAVWLATGIWHGAAWNFVVWGLGFFILIAFEKVTGFPDTFKSKGMKIAYRIFTLFFINFEWVIFRAKDLKTAVIYIQNMFMFQKHTISDLRTMFIIKDYFWIILFAIVLSFPVVPNLRKRFEGKEELCRIYDAVIGILVIVLFIWAITFAVVGQNNPFAYANF
- a CDS encoding HAD-IIIC family phosphatase, with the protein product MYSFNELRKAAKQVVEGKEVRVAILGNCATQFFAKSLLGYAKLSGINANVFDADYNQIEAQLLDVDSELYHFSPDTIVLWLATEKLYEEFLDMPLSNRAHFADIYIEKIRGYWELIEKNSKAKVIQMNFTEIDDKVLGEYSAKVDISFIYQIRKLNFLLEEAMRSDANVYPVDLLAIQIRIGAKNFFDAPMYYSAKLSASMNALPYITKAVVDVQKSILGKIKKCIILDLDNTLWGGVIGDDGIGGIEIGELGKGHVFTNFQRWLKQLKEAGIILAVCSKNTESVAKEPFEKNEEMVLHLDDISVFVANWEDKATNIKLIQETLNIGMDSIVFVDDNPFERNLVRQMIKDIEVPELPEDPALYLGYLQECNYFDCASYVGVKSDRTKLYQAEFQRKQLQVQYQSIDDYLKSLEMIGKAEKFMPENYARIAQLTQRSNQFNLRTMRYSEADIQAIAENEKFLTMSLHLKDKFGDHGLVSVVILEKKNEQEVFVDTWLMSCRVLKRGMEEYVVNKIVKLARAHGFKKITAEYIPTPKNAMVEKIYEKMGFTNVGENNYALDVDSYKDQVSYINEEE
- a CDS encoding acyl carrier protein, with the protein product MTREEAFERVVDICRDVFENDDLELNDESNANTVDEWDSLTHLNLINDIEEEFKMKFTLDEFSNSANLGELVDALMKHLN
- the glf gene encoding UDP-galactopyranose mutase; this encodes MYDYLVVGAGLFGAIFAREAKLKGKSVLVIDKRPNVAGNVYTEEIEGINVHQYGAHIFHTNNQRVWDYINQFAQFNRFTNAPVANYKGEIYSLPFNMYTFNKMWGVVTPQEAEAKIEEQRKAAGITEPKNLEEQAISLVGTDIYEKLIKGYTMKQWGRDCKDLPAFIIKRLPVRLTYDNNYFNALYQGIPMGGYTKMVENILEGVEVRLNVDYLEHREELDVLAKKVIYTGPIDAYFDYQLGALEYRSVRFETEVLDMPNFQGNAAVNYTDAESPYTRIIEHKWFEFGTQPKTVISKEYSSEWKLGDEPYYPVNDEKNSKLYQQYRDLAEKEQKVLFGGRLGEYRYYDMDAVIDSALRFCEKNL
- a CDS encoding nucleotidyltransferase yields the protein MEKTALVIMAAGIGSRFGGGIKQLAQVGPSGEIIMDYSIHDALEAGFNKVVFIIRKDLEKDFKEIIGNRISKIVEVEYAYQELDDIPEKFKGKWDRKKPWGTGQAILAAKNVIHEPFVVINADDYYGKECFVKLHDYLVNQMDVNENPMDLCMAGFKLANTLSDNGGVTRGVCHIKDNKLSEVTETYEIQMVDGKLSAKDDDGQDVEVELDSAVSMNMWGLHPKFIEVLDKGFEVFLEKLPESDIKKEYLLPRIIDRMLKSGEATVEVLRTDDKWFGVTYQEDKQIVIDSIRELISNGVYKEKLFS
- a CDS encoding glycosyltransferase → MKNCLVILPRQIFPIVSGYSNKNYNLLMALAKKYKVRVIIITTDDIIEEEKKFYIEQNINFTSVKLSRWKMIFHILIAFCKREPLQIGYYYDKSVQQVVDQYAKKSDICIAALVRTWKYLEKYCVQKEKIVVFDMVDSIALNYKNSKEKVGSFFWKFIYGIEENRLLVYENKAIQLSQVTYLFNAKEYHYWKDSGNVSLLPHGVEDKLFTYEKVDRKYFGSVAFIGKMNYQPNIDAMLWYIRHIHVNIGTRVPLVIVGAYPTKELEEEAKKIGNVTVTGFVEDPYIYLNSALAVIAPMQTGGGIQNKVLEGMALGKVTIVTSLAADSMVGIEDGKHLLIANSPEEFQKKILEVADSPDKFRQIGMNAKDLIKLKYTWGTYAKKYIEGIEEVDG
- a CDS encoding TIGR01212 family radical SAM protein (This family includes YhcC from E. coli K-12, an uncharacterized radical SAM protein.); protein product: MDERISVNTWLKHHYGVKVYKLALSTGCTCPNRDGTLSTGGCIFCDGAGAFAQRGDIKEQIKEARDLVSKKVKPGTKYIAYFQSFTNTYGKPPEELEKMYREAIEPEDVAAISIATRPDCLSEEIMEVLVRIHRVKPVWIELGLQTIHEQTAIYINRQYSLSVFDDAMKRLKARGMTVIVHQMLGLPGETKKMMVETSRYIGKSGADGVKLHLLHILAGTKMAREWKKGKVSVLSLEEYIDILIDCLYVLPKEVILHRLTGDGQKKDLLAPLWSGDKKRVMNTVKKALEEAGIIIV